One region of Peribacillus simplex genomic DNA includes:
- the clpB gene encoding ATP-dependent chaperone ClpB: MDMNKMTERTQQAFIGGQELAKDRGNPELTELHLLKALMEQDESLLIRILSESDKPMNQFDIGLNRELDRLPEVSGSVSEVYMSSSLQKILTVAEKEMQKWEDEYLSVEHLLLASLKGNNTNINRLFSSHGIDYEKAKRIIQDVRGNQRVTSQNPESTYEVLKKYGRDLVAEVKSGKVDPVIGRDAEIRNVIRILSRKTKNNPVLIGEPGVGKTAIVEGLAQRIVRKDVPEGLKDKTVFSLDMSALVAGAKFRGEFEERLKAVLNEIKKSDGKILLFIDELHTIVGAGRTDGALDAGNMLKPMLARGELHCIGATTLDEYRQYIEKDPALERRFQQVLVPEPDVEDTISILRGLKERFEIHHGVRIHDRAIVAASVLSNRYITERFLPDKAIDLVDEACAMIRMEIDSMPSELDEITRRVMQLEIEEAALKNEEDPQSKARLEVLQKELSELKDQANGMKAKWQMEKSALQKVQDQREELEKLRHELEQAENDYDLNRAAELRHGRIPQLQKELDAMEDELEKEKQESRLLRQEVTEEEIASIVARWTGIPVSKLVESEREKLLRLSEILHERVIGQGEAVELVSDAVLRARAGIKDPNRPIGSFIFLGPTGVGKTELVKALAETLFDSEEHMIRIDMSEYMEKHSVSRLVGAPPGYVGFEEGGQLTEAVRRNPYSVVLLDEIEKAHPEVFNILLQMLDDGRITDSQGRTINCKNTVIIMTSNIGSHFLLQSNRVDGGIEEEIKDQVFKELRGHFRPEFLNRVDDIVLFKPLTKQEIVEIVEKMVFQLQVRLTEQNINLNVTEAAKEFIADQGYDPVYGARPLKRFIQKHLETKIARKIIAGTVGLNEEGITIDYDDDELVLI, encoded by the coding sequence ATGGATATGAATAAAATGACGGAGAGAACCCAACAGGCATTCATTGGCGGCCAGGAACTAGCCAAAGATAGAGGGAATCCCGAGCTGACGGAGCTTCATTTATTAAAGGCCTTAATGGAACAGGACGAAAGTTTATTGATCAGGATTTTATCGGAATCTGATAAACCGATGAATCAGTTTGATATAGGGCTTAATAGAGAATTGGATCGATTACCGGAAGTGAGTGGGAGTGTTTCCGAGGTTTACATGTCATCCTCCTTACAAAAAATTTTGACGGTTGCCGAAAAAGAAATGCAGAAGTGGGAAGATGAATATTTATCTGTGGAACATTTGCTGCTGGCGTCCTTGAAAGGCAATAACACGAATATAAACAGACTATTCTCATCACATGGAATCGATTACGAAAAAGCAAAACGGATTATACAAGATGTAAGGGGGAATCAGCGGGTGACTAGTCAAAATCCTGAAAGCACATATGAAGTACTGAAAAAATACGGCAGAGATCTTGTTGCTGAAGTTAAATCAGGGAAGGTCGATCCAGTCATCGGTCGTGATGCGGAAATCAGAAACGTCATCCGGATCCTATCACGTAAAACAAAAAATAACCCCGTATTAATTGGAGAACCTGGTGTTGGTAAGACAGCGATTGTCGAAGGATTGGCGCAAAGGATCGTCAGGAAGGATGTCCCGGAAGGATTAAAGGACAAAACCGTTTTTTCACTAGATATGAGTGCACTTGTCGCAGGGGCAAAATTCCGCGGTGAATTTGAGGAACGTCTTAAAGCGGTATTAAATGAAATTAAGAAGAGTGATGGAAAAATTCTTTTATTCATCGATGAACTGCATACAATTGTCGGTGCTGGCAGAACGGATGGCGCACTTGATGCAGGGAATATGTTAAAGCCGATGCTTGCGCGTGGCGAGCTGCATTGTATCGGTGCAACAACCCTTGATGAATATCGACAATATATTGAAAAAGATCCGGCTCTAGAACGTCGTTTCCAACAAGTTCTGGTTCCGGAACCAGATGTGGAGGATACGATTTCAATTTTGCGTGGGCTAAAAGAACGGTTTGAAATTCACCATGGTGTCAGGATTCATGATCGGGCAATCGTGGCTGCCTCTGTCCTTTCGAACCGATATATAACGGAGCGATTTCTGCCGGATAAAGCAATAGATCTTGTGGATGAAGCCTGTGCGATGATCAGAATGGAAATCGATTCAATGCCATCTGAGTTGGATGAAATCACGAGAAGGGTCATGCAACTTGAAATTGAAGAAGCGGCCTTGAAGAATGAGGAGGACCCTCAAAGCAAAGCTAGACTGGAAGTGCTTCAAAAAGAACTCTCAGAACTCAAGGATCAAGCGAATGGCATGAAAGCCAAGTGGCAAATGGAAAAGTCGGCGCTTCAAAAAGTGCAGGATCAACGTGAGGAACTTGAGAAGTTGCGTCATGAACTGGAACAGGCAGAGAATGACTATGACCTTAACCGAGCAGCGGAACTTCGGCACGGAAGGATTCCACAGCTTCAAAAAGAGTTGGATGCCATGGAAGATGAATTGGAAAAGGAAAAACAGGAATCACGGTTGCTTCGCCAAGAAGTGACGGAGGAGGAAATTGCCTCGATCGTTGCAAGGTGGACGGGGATTCCTGTAAGCAAGCTGGTGGAAAGTGAAAGGGAAAAGCTGCTTCGACTATCTGAGATCCTTCATGAACGCGTAATAGGTCAAGGGGAAGCGGTGGAACTCGTATCCGATGCTGTATTAAGGGCAAGGGCGGGAATTAAAGATCCAAACAGACCGATTGGTTCATTCATTTTCCTGGGGCCGACGGGTGTGGGTAAAACAGAACTCGTAAAAGCTTTGGCAGAAACGTTATTCGATAGTGAAGAACATATGATTCGTATCGATATGTCGGAATATATGGAGAAACATTCCGTGTCCCGTCTTGTTGGTGCACCCCCTGGATATGTTGGATTTGAGGAAGGAGGCCAACTAACGGAGGCAGTTAGGAGAAACCCCTACTCGGTCGTATTATTGGACGAAATTGAAAAGGCGCATCCGGAAGTCTTCAATATTTTGCTGCAAATGTTGGATGACGGGAGGATAACAGACTCCCAAGGTAGAACCATAAACTGTAAAAATACAGTGATCATCATGACTTCAAATATCGGTTCCCATTTCTTGTTGCAGTCCAACCGAGTGGATGGTGGAATTGAAGAAGAGATAAAAGATCAAGTCTTTAAAGAATTAAGAGGGCATTTCCGTCCGGAATTTTTGAATCGGGTAGATGATATTGTTTTATTCAAACCGCTTACTAAACAAGAAATCGTTGAAATCGTAGAAAAAATGGTTTTTCAATTACAGGTAAGGTTAACTGAACAAAATATAAACCTTAATGTCACTGAAGCGGCCAAGGAATTCATTGCGGACCAGGGATATGATCCTGTATATGGGGCCAGACCGTTGAAGCGATTCATCCAAAAGCATCTGGAAACGAAGATCGCCCGTAAAATCATAGCTGGCACAGTTGGACTGAATGAAGAAGGAATAACGATTGATTATGATGATGATGAATTGGTCCTCATATAA
- a CDS encoding ComZ family protein translates to MSSDKTLEFMGIAMKYFPEAKAKLEANGIPFSMEMAEPFMELFKNVMQEAYELGKQDAQR, encoded by the coding sequence ATGAGTTCAGATAAAACTCTTGAATTTATGGGGATCGCCATGAAGTACTTCCCTGAGGCTAAAGCGAAGCTTGAAGCAAACGGGATTCCATTCTCAATGGAGATGGCAGAGCCATTCATGGAGCTCTTTAAAAACGTAATGCAAGAAGCTTATGAGCTTGGGAAACAAGATGCTCAGCGTTAA
- a CDS encoding NAD(P)-dependent oxidoreductase has protein sequence MQTYIVIGAYQFVGFYVAQYFLNQGEEVIGIDWTDSEASKYIMEEKELEIGRSSNYIYFPINKLKLLDITKQDTVFISCYDIQSGKMGKIDFLIDEIVFFIEKCKKNGSNETPNFVVFMPIEEEISIFQSILSSIRGIDSAKIIFLPTIYGPWQSEGMSFEAGINQLGQSDIKPAIANEYTGDALFITDFVNALEEVLASSSDRDIQLCSSIDDHWNKCAKLIFGESLGSFNSRSTTKINKGSIFEVPSKIDPEEGIALQRKHNKRLNLLKKWRKRD, from the coding sequence ATGCAAACATACATTGTAATAGGCGCTTATCAATTTGTGGGATTCTATGTGGCTCAATACTTTTTGAACCAAGGGGAAGAAGTAATCGGAATTGATTGGACTGATTCCGAAGCAAGTAAATATATTATGGAAGAAAAGGAACTTGAAATAGGTAGAAGTTCAAATTATATTTACTTTCCGATAAATAAACTTAAATTATTGGATATTACAAAGCAGGACACTGTGTTCATATCTTGTTACGATATTCAAAGCGGAAAGATGGGTAAAATCGATTTTCTTATAGACGAAATCGTTTTCTTTATTGAGAAATGCAAAAAAAATGGCTCGAATGAAACGCCAAATTTTGTTGTTTTCATGCCAATTGAAGAAGAGATCAGTATTTTTCAATCCATATTAAGCTCGATTCGTGGAATTGATTCTGCAAAAATCATATTTTTACCCACGATTTATGGACCTTGGCAATCGGAAGGCATGAGCTTTGAAGCTGGGATCAATCAACTTGGTCAGTCTGATATCAAACCGGCGATTGCTAACGAATATACTGGGGATGCTCTCTTCATCACTGATTTTGTGAATGCTTTGGAAGAAGTGCTTGCTTCCTCTTCCGATAGGGATATCCAATTGTGCAGCAGTATAGATGATCATTGGAATAAATGTGCAAAGTTAATATTTGGTGAAAGTTTGGGTTCATTCAATTCCCGATCAACAACTAAAATCAATAAAGGATCAATATTTGAGGTGCCTAGCAAAATAGATCCAGAAGAAGGCATTGCTTTACAAAGAAAACATAATAAACGATTAAACTTACTTAAAAAGTGGAGAAAGCGTGATTAA
- a CDS encoding FAD-dependent monooxygenase gives MMNTEKKPFIVIGGGIGGLATALGIAETKQYVKVLEQAPEFGEIGAGIQLAANATNVLQRLGVMDKINEIAVFPKRLVLMDAFSGKELSALDLGDVYKERYGAPYVVLHRSDLHKVLAEACENNPYIELVTNQTIIDTVENEGEVTVTSANGSQHSGTAVIGADGLWSKARKLFVEDQPVCSQYVAYRGAIPMEEVTSHGDLDDVYMWIGPNLHLVQYPVRRGELYNQVVVFKSSQYTVENEKTDQWGTPEEMDRIFAGTCELVQNAISFIQRQRRWPMYDRLPIDNWTKGRITLTGDAAHPMLQYLAQGACQALEDAAYLSDMLHKHGKDIEQAFLEYQEERIPRTANVQTSARMWGEIIHNTTDAGILLRDTILTGRTDKDFQFVDQFHGYNKTAVKA, from the coding sequence ATGATGAACACAGAAAAAAAACCATTCATCGTTATCGGTGGGGGAATTGGCGGATTGGCAACTGCTTTAGGAATCGCAGAAACAAAACAGTATGTAAAAGTCTTGGAGCAAGCTCCCGAATTTGGTGAAATTGGTGCAGGGATTCAGCTTGCAGCAAATGCCACCAACGTTTTACAGCGTTTAGGCGTCATGGATAAAATCAATGAAATTGCAGTATTTCCAAAAAGATTGGTGCTGATGGATGCCTTTTCCGGCAAAGAGCTTTCCGCTTTGGATTTAGGTGATGTTTATAAGGAAAGATATGGAGCACCGTATGTTGTTTTGCATCGTTCCGATTTGCATAAAGTACTGGCTGAAGCCTGTGAAAATAACCCGTATATCGAACTGGTAACGAACCAAACGATTATTGATACAGTGGAAAATGAAGGGGAAGTGACGGTTACTTCTGCCAATGGGTCCCAACATTCAGGAACGGCTGTCATCGGAGCTGATGGATTATGGTCCAAAGCACGGAAACTTTTTGTCGAAGATCAACCGGTCTGCTCGCAATATGTTGCATACAGAGGAGCGATCCCGATGGAAGAGGTTACGAGCCATGGAGATTTAGATGATGTATATATGTGGATTGGACCAAACCTTCATCTTGTTCAGTACCCGGTTAGAAGGGGGGAACTATACAACCAAGTAGTCGTGTTCAAAAGTTCTCAATACACGGTAGAAAACGAAAAAACAGATCAATGGGGAACCCCGGAAGAAATGGACCGTATATTTGCCGGAACTTGTGAGCTTGTTCAGAATGCGATTTCATTTATTCAACGACAACGCCGCTGGCCGATGTATGACCGATTACCAATTGATAATTGGACAAAAGGAAGAATTACGCTTACGGGCGATGCTGCACACCCGATGCTTCAATACTTGGCACAAGGGGCTTGCCAGGCGTTAGAAGATGCAGCTTATTTGTCGGATATGCTTCATAAGCATGGAAAGGACATTGAACAGGCATTTTTGGAATATCAAGAGGAACGCATTCCGCGTACGGCTAATGTTCAAACAAGCGCAAGAATGTGGGGGGAAATCATTCACAATACGACCGATGCAGGCATTCTGCTCCGAGATACGATTCTTACAGGTCGCACGGACAAGGATTTCCAATTCGTCGATCAATTTCATGGTTACAATAAAACGGCCGTGAAAGCATAA
- a CDS encoding YjzD family protein, whose protein sequence is MRYAWAIFWTFLLVHMTVYVVSSMIGVSYDAKQGTILGLAAAILICIIPAILPAGPAKDSHQH, encoded by the coding sequence ATGCGTTATGCTTGGGCAATTTTTTGGACATTCTTATTAGTGCATATGACTGTATATGTTGTTTCTTCCATGATCGGAGTTTCATACGATGCTAAACAGGGAACGATTTTAGGATTAGCTGCTGCTATCCTGATTTGCATCATCCCTGCTATTTTGCCTGCTGGGCCAGCAAAAGACTCTCATCAACATTAA